The Parachlamydia acanthamoebae sequence CAAAGTTGGCAGAAAAGCTCACATTTATTTAACTGATTAAGAAGGATTAAAAATGGAAATAAAATTAGAAGTGCCAGATTATGGTGAAGATGGATTTATATATAAGTGGGAGCCTGATTCTGAAATTGAAGTTAAGTTCCAAGATAATGTAGTTATTGTAATAGCAAATTCATCAGGTTTAAAATCTTTGGCAAATCACCTTTTGAATTTAGCTCAAGAAAATGTCCCTCAATATTATTATTTTAATTTAGATGAATACAATTCTCTCGAAAAAGGCTCTATTGAATTAATCGTTCAAAAAAAATAAAAAGTAAGACTTTAACTACAGTGTGCCGTCAATTAAGTGATTGACTAGATCATGTAGATATCGAATAAACTAAACGATTTCAAGGAGTTGTTTATTGAGAGATGATCAATGGGAACGGATCAAAGATTTATTGCCTGGACGAGAGGGGATGTTGGGTGTATTGTTAAAGATAATCTTGAATCGGTGCTCTACCGGTATCTAGCAGGTATGTCCTTTAGAGACTAGCCAGAGAGATTTGAGATTGGAAAAATATCCACCGAAGATGGAGCAGGTGGGCTACGAGCGATATTTGGGAAAAAATGTTCAAATATTTAGCCACTGATGCCGATAATGAATACGTGATGATTGATTCTACAATTGTGTGAGCGCATCAATATAGTGTTGGTGCAATAGCGAAGAACCAAGCCATAGGAAAGAGCAAAGGAGGGCTAAGCGCCAAAATTCATGCTACAACAGATGCTTTAGGCAATCCGACCAGTTCTGCTTTAACTCCAGGGAAAGCTCATGATCTAGATGGAGCTGATCTACAACTATCTGAAATCCAGGCTAAAATTGTTATTGCTGATAAAGCATTTAGCGCCGAAGACAGGATAATTCTTCCATTGAAGAAGGCTGGCAAAGGCATCGTAATTCCATCAAAGAGTAATGCTAAAGAACTGAGAGATTATGACAAGCATCTCTATAATTCTAGGCATCTTATTGAGAATTTTTTTTGCCAAGTTAAAAAATACCGAGGGATTGCCACTCGTTATGATAAAACTGTTCGAAACTTTTTATCCGCCATTTATTTAGCAGCTTCTGTGATATGACTTAATTGACGACACGCCTAGCTTTCGAGAGCAATTGCAGTCAGGTAGCAATCTCCCAAGATTTGATGCTCGACTTAGCGGGTGAAATATATTAATCCATTTACATCAAATATGGGGGCAAGGGATATGGGAACCCATATCCCTTTAGAACATATTTATAGATGAGATTGATTTATGAATGAACGCCTTAATTCACTAATAAAATTATTGCTTAATGGTTCTGCTTCCGAAAGAGGCGGTGCCGCAATGGATTTATTTTAATTTGATGACAGTAGAGCTTTAAACGCTTTAATACAAATAGCAAAAAAATGAGGAAAATCCGTGGTTTTAAATTCATGTTGAGAATCTATAGCTTCCATCTGGATCAGGCGAAACCAATTTGATAGTGAATGCTATAAAAATTTGAATAAAAATACTCAAGCAGGAGTAAAAGGGGTTGC is a genomic window containing:
- a CDS encoding Imm32 family immunity protein, translating into MEIKLEVPDYGEDGFIYKWEPDSEIEVKFQDNVVIVIANSSGLKSLANHLLNLAQENVPQYYYFNLDEYNSLEKGSIELIVQKK